A part of Catharus ustulatus isolate bCatUst1 chromosome 8, bCatUst1.pri.v2, whole genome shotgun sequence genomic DNA contains:
- the LOC116999275 gene encoding protein ecdysoneless homolog: MYPGADSEELDSDDLDEEEEFDFSDGDDEDLDAGNPRQEQKVTPEELVGSLKWYMNEMDRELAQTKAGKSFTSQKRGAGCVEAATSESAGPGSGAEDAELAPVDVDMNLVANLLENTDLTGSSS; the protein is encoded by the exons TACCCAGGAGCAGACTCGGAGGAGCTGGATTCTGATGATCTGGATGAAGAGGAGGAGTTTGATTTCTCAGATGGGGATGATGAAGACCTGGATGCTGGAAATccaaggcaggagcagaaggtGACTCCTGAGGAGCTCGTGGGCAGTCTCAAGTGGTACATGAATGAGATGGACCGAGAGCTGGCACAGACCAAGGCTGGGAAAAGTTTCACCTCCCAAAAGAGAGGG GCGGGTTGTGTTGAAGCAGCCACATCTGAGAGTGCTGGCCCTGGTTctggagctgaggatgctgagctggCACCCGTGGATGTGGACATGAACCTGGTGGCAAACCTGCTGGAGAACA